Genomic window (Candidatus Ozemobacteraceae bacterium):
CCTCCCGAAGAGGGCGCATGGAACCGGCAGGACGATACGAAGCTGCGAGTTCTGCCGGCCGGCGTGCCGATACGCTGCGCGGTTGAGCAGTTCCGGGAGAAAGGGCCTGGCGCTTGCCCCGATCTGAACGGACATCGTCAGTTCGTTGATGATCGCCAGCCCGGGAGACCGGAGAAGCTGTTCGGCCAGCGTCAGGAACTCGAGAGGAACCATCTCGAAATCCCCGGTCGTGCTGTTGAGCGGCTCTGGGAGCATTTCGACCAGGAACTTCGATGCGATGACGAAATCGAAATCCCCCTCGAGATCCATCAGCGAAAGCGACCAGTCGCGTTTCGGCAGGATGCAATGGACGGGGCGAAAGGCGACTCCCTGGTGGATCGTCTTCCACATGGCCTCCTGGTACTCGAGCGCCTTCTCATTGCCATCGACGGCCTGAATCGTGATGGGAGCGGTGATCCCACGCTCCCGGAGACCCCACGCGAGGCCGGCCGCGAACCCTCCCGTGCCGGAGCCGAGGTCCAGGATCCGAATGGGGCTTTTCCTGCGAAAAGCTGCGTCGAAAGCGGGGTGAGACAGGTTTCTGGCCACCAGGACACGGCCTTCCATGAAACTTCTGGGAAAGTAGGTGCCCAGGTAGCGCTGCACCTCTGCCGCACCGGCATAGAGATTTGCCCGGACCGCTTCGTGATCCGGGGCAAAGAGGCCAGACGCCTTCTCGAAGAGAAAGCGATCCAGATGCTCTGGAATCACGTGGAACGACGTTTCGGCCTCTCTGCTCAAATTGTTGTTTGTCATGACGCTGATATATCGCAAGAGAAATGCCAATGCATGAAAACGCTCTGTTGATGAATGCTGGCAGGGGAATGTGGGAGAAATACGACAAAAGCGACATAAATATAGTTGCTCGAAATATAAAATTATTTATGAGTCTTTCGCCAGGTTGCCGATGGTTCCTCATTTCGCCCTTCGACAGGCTCAGGGCGAACGGTTGGTTTTCATTCTGCATGACTCAATAAGTAAATGTATTGCTTGGGCCGTCTGCTCGGTAACGCTCCTTTCACAATATGAACGATTTCATGATTTTGTATTTGGGACTGAGAAGGGGGGCTCATATCCGGGTAAAACATGAGGATACCGTCTTCTCGACCGTGTCATGCCCATGTAGAAGGAAAGTTATTCAAAGAGAAGAGTTGTTATGCCTTCGTATTCCCTGCCGCGCGTTGAACTTCCATGAGAGTGGCTTCAGCAGCGGGATACAGAGCGTGCAGGCCATGGTTTCGGAACCTGGCATATAGGTTGCAATATGTGTCGTCATCCTAGCGCTCAAGGAGGAAAATATGGCTGGTTTCTCGAAAGTTTTTTGCGTCGGCCACAGCCGTTCCTATGACGGCATCAGCAACGTGAAGTTCCTGATTCTGCAGGGGGAGTCGGACAGGCAGTGGCTCGAGGCCTGCTATCACGTTTCGGGATTGCGGCCGATCGGGAATATCCGGATCGTCATTCCTGCGAAACCGGATGACCCCGATGCTCTCCTCGACGCCTGCATCGCATTTTACCCAGAATATTTCTGCGAGTGTCCTTCGATGAGACTGGTTGCCCGAAAGCTTGCGAAAGCAACCCGTCTTGATTTCGACCTCGGAAGAGAACTGATTCCTGCGGAATGGTATCGGCTCCGTCATGAGGCCCGGGCACTATACGCTCGTCTGGTCATTTTCGAAAGCCATCTCCAGCCGCTAGCGGTTGCCGGCTGGGGAGTGAACAGCGACGTTCCGGTATCGGTCGGGCTGACTCACTGACACCGGGCATCGCATCGCCCGACATCGAATCTGAAGCTCACCTTTTGCGGGTTGTCGCGCACATCCTCTCGCTTTGGTTCGGGGCACGCAGTCACGGAAAGGATCAACCACATGAGCGACGAACATGACAAGCACAGCGTGGACAAACAACTTCTCTGGCTTGGCGAGAGGCTTTCGCTGAAGGAGTCTTCTCCAGGGCTGGATGCCGGGACCATTCCAATCAAGATCTGGATTCCAAAACCTCTCAAGGAGCGGCTCGATGAGGTGGGCGACCACCTGTGGCTGTCGAGGTCGGGCGTCATCCGGTTCTTCATTCACGGGTTCCTCTACGGATACTCGTATGCCCTGACCGGGCAGAGCACCCATGTGAAGCGGACGACGCGCCGCCGCCTCTTTCCGGGGTCGGCGCTTCATGCCCGCACGGGGCGGGCGACGACGCCTGAACTGGGGAAGAACTCCGAGAACATCAAGATCTGGCTGGCCGAGCACACGTGCGGGGACCTGGAAGCCTGCGCGGGAAGATGGCGACGCCCCCTTTCCCAGTGCATCCGGGAAATTCTCGTCCAGCAGGTGTTCGGGTATGTCTACCTTCAGGCATGATGAGATGCGGTTCTCCCGCAAGCGAAAGTGGTGATTCCTGTTCATCGAAAGCCGGTTGTTGGCTCCGTTCGTGTTGAGGTGTCGAAGCACGAACCGGCACTCGCCCATTGCTGCCAATGTTCGCCCTTC
Coding sequences:
- a CDS encoding class I SAM-dependent methyltransferase — translated: MTNNNLSREAETSFHVIPEHLDRFLFEKASGLFAPDHEAVRANLYAGAAEVQRYLGTYFPRSFMEGRVLVARNLSHPAFDAAFRRKSPIRILDLGSGTGGFAAGLAWGLRERGITAPITIQAVDGNEKALEYQEAMWKTIHQGVAFRPVHCILPKRDWSLSLMDLEGDFDFVIASKFLVEMLPEPLNSTTGDFEMVPLEFLTLAEQLLRSPGLAIINELTMSVQIGASARPFLPELLNRAAYRHAGRQNSQLRIVLPVPCALFGRSCDSLDICFQQVAAEVVHSRKPGGDVSKSVPRVWATPDLSDKLLKGIGPSEPFTVASFRDRRNICIGGCLRRDKTFTIKTRNGFILSQG